In one Pseudodesulfovibrio tunisiensis genomic region, the following are encoded:
- a CDS encoding right-handed parallel beta-helix repeat-containing protein gives MSHHFRFFPIILVLLVLSAQTALADAMLTGTGDPARDVAAVQAAVRDGGTIRLKGTFDFGQEGRVSITRDVRLIGVRDSRGEPGAVIRGGFWSLYSPLPVKGAPPAKRGPLIAVHSIRFEHAKGTPLHFPNIGGLDLRDCIVRSIRPQTLKVTWKDGDSMLFQAGVVVGNRLDYRKDMLKRAASGTIRIEDNRFEMETPEPHMTAGRGVMIMWTWGADIAIRNNIINHASRNGVEVLDNTLDSKGRGSIEITGNRIMTEDDGFLHPNSFGSNGITAGWFTDTSGGADFSRNSRASVTGNRIEARGSNSTGILLYANDPVVVCNDIILGGGSASHGIIQTGSRGFFANNRVRGEGRYAFFCHPFESLRATANTFAWTDLNDFTPLQGQAYMNGAVNVLIGNVSLLTDKGKGNRVVDVPPCSLPEADPEGEAWAPLD, from the coding sequence ATGAGCCACCATTTCCGTTTTTTTCCGATCATCCTTGTTCTGCTCGTTCTTTCTGCGCAAACCGCTCTTGCCGATGCAATGCTGACCGGTACGGGCGATCCGGCCCGGGATGTTGCCGCAGTACAGGCTGCGGTCAGGGACGGCGGCACGATCCGGCTCAAGGGCACCTTCGATTTCGGTCAGGAAGGCCGTGTTTCCATTACCAGAGACGTGCGCCTGATCGGAGTCCGGGATTCCCGGGGCGAGCCCGGTGCCGTGATCCGGGGCGGATTCTGGTCCCTGTATTCGCCCCTGCCGGTCAAGGGTGCACCGCCAGCCAAACGCGGACCGCTCATTGCCGTGCATTCCATCCGGTTCGAACACGCCAAGGGCACCCCCCTGCATTTTCCCAACATCGGCGGGCTGGACCTGCGCGACTGCATCGTGCGCAGCATCAGGCCGCAAACGCTGAAGGTGACGTGGAAGGACGGGGACTCCATGCTCTTTCAGGCCGGAGTGGTTGTGGGCAACCGGCTGGACTACCGCAAGGACATGCTCAAGCGCGCGGCCAGCGGCACCATCCGCATCGAAGACAACCGGTTTGAAATGGAGACCCCGGAACCGCACATGACGGCCGGTCGCGGCGTGATGATCATGTGGACCTGGGGCGCAGACATCGCGATCAGAAACAACATCATCAACCACGCCTCGCGCAACGGCGTGGAAGTGCTCGACAACACGCTGGATTCCAAGGGAAGAGGCTCCATCGAAATCACGGGCAACCGCATCATGACCGAAGACGACGGCTTCCTGCATCCCAACAGCTTCGGCTCGAACGGCATCACTGCCGGCTGGTTCACGGACACCTCCGGCGGAGCGGATTTCAGCCGCAACAGCCGAGCCAGCGTGACCGGGAACCGCATCGAGGCCCGGGGCAGCAATTCAACCGGCATCCTGCTCTACGCCAATGATCCGGTCGTCGTGTGCAACGACATCATTCTGGGTGGCGGATCGGCCAGCCACGGTATCATCCAGACTGGTTCGCGCGGCTTTTTCGCCAACAACCGGGTTCGCGGGGAAGGCAGGTACGCCTTCTTCTGTCACCCGTTCGAATCGCTCCGCGCCACGGCCAACACCTTTGCCTGGACCGATCTGAACGATTTCACTCCGCTTCAGGGGCAGGCCTACATGAACGGCGCGGTCAATGTGCTGATCGGCAACGTGTCCCTGCTCACTGACAAGGGCAAGGGCAACCGGGTGGTGGATGTGCCCCCCTGCTCCCTGCCCGAAGCCGATCCCGAAGGCGAGGCATGGGCTCCTCTAGACTGA
- the groL gene encoding chaperonin GroEL (60 kDa chaperone family; promotes refolding of misfolded polypeptides especially under stressful conditions; forms two stacked rings of heptamers to form a barrel-shaped 14mer; ends can be capped by GroES; misfolded proteins enter the barrel where they are refolded when GroES binds), which translates to MSKSIDFQAIAREGLQRGVNTLADAVKVTLGPKGRNVIIEKTWGAPQVTKDGVTVAEKIDLDGKLENMGAQMVKEVASKTNEIAGDGTTTATVLAQVIFNEGVKLLAAGRNPMTLKRGIDMAVESVVEELDKLAKPVKKSSEIAQIGTISANGDSEIGNILAEAVDKVGNSGVITVDEAKSIATELDVVEGMEYDKGYLSPYFINDNEKQSCVLEEPMILLSEKKISSLQPLLPVLEMVVKAGRPLAIIADTVEDEALAALTVNVMRGTLKACAIKAPGFGDRRKDMIRDIAILTGGNVVSDDMGVSLESLKPHELGTAKRIVVTKNSTTIVDGGGNQELIEMRIDEIQAQAQAAGSDYDREKLQERMAKLTGGVAVIKVGAPTEVEMKEKKDRVEDALNATRAAVDEGIVPGGGTALVRAGKNLAKLKPACDTELAGVHIIQRAIEEPLRQIADNCGLEGSVIVEKVKALKGAQGFNGANGEFEDLVKAGVIDPKKVTRVALQKAASVASMLLTTECAVFEFVEQDD; encoded by the coding sequence ATGTCTAAAAGCATAGATTTTCAGGCCATTGCCCGCGAAGGACTGCAAAGGGGCGTCAATACCCTTGCCGACGCAGTCAAAGTCACCCTCGGTCCCAAGGGCCGCAACGTGATCATCGAAAAGACCTGGGGCGCTCCCCAGGTGACCAAGGACGGCGTCACCGTTGCCGAAAAGATCGACCTTGACGGCAAGCTCGAAAACATGGGCGCCCAGATGGTCAAGGAAGTGGCCTCCAAGACCAATGAAATCGCGGGTGACGGAACCACCACCGCCACGGTGCTGGCTCAGGTCATCTTCAACGAAGGCGTGAAGCTGCTGGCTGCTGGCCGCAACCCCATGACCCTGAAACGCGGCATCGACATGGCCGTGGAATCGGTTGTCGAGGAGCTGGACAAGCTGGCCAAGCCCGTGAAGAAATCCTCGGAAATCGCCCAGATCGGCACCATCTCCGCCAACGGCGACAGCGAAATCGGCAACATTCTGGCCGAAGCCGTGGACAAGGTCGGCAACAGCGGCGTGATCACCGTGGACGAAGCCAAGAGCATCGCCACCGAACTCGACGTGGTGGAAGGCATGGAGTACGACAAGGGCTACCTGTCCCCGTACTTCATCAATGACAACGAAAAGCAGTCCTGCGTGCTCGAAGAGCCCATGATCCTGCTTTCCGAAAAGAAGATTTCCTCGCTTCAGCCCCTGCTGCCCGTGCTGGAAATGGTGGTCAAGGCCGGACGGCCTCTGGCCATCATCGCCGACACCGTGGAGGACGAGGCGCTGGCCGCGCTCACGGTCAACGTCATGCGCGGCACGCTCAAGGCCTGCGCCATCAAGGCCCCGGGCTTCGGCGACCGCCGCAAGGACATGATCCGCGACATCGCCATCCTGACCGGCGGCAACGTGGTTTCCGACGACATGGGCGTGAGTCTGGAAAGCCTCAAGCCGCATGAGCTGGGCACGGCCAAACGCATCGTTGTCACCAAGAACTCCACCACCATCGTGGACGGCGGCGGCAACCAGGAGCTGATCGAGATGCGCATCGACGAAATCCAGGCCCAGGCTCAGGCCGCGGGTTCGGATTACGATCGCGAAAAGCTTCAGGAACGCATGGCCAAACTGACCGGCGGCGTGGCCGTCATCAAGGTCGGCGCGCCCACCGAAGTGGAAATGAAGGAAAAGAAGGACCGTGTCGAGGATGCGCTCAACGCCACCCGCGCGGCCGTGGACGAAGGCATCGTGCCCGGCGGCGGTACCGCGCTGGTCCGTGCCGGAAAGAATCTCGCCAAGCTCAAGCCTGCTTGCGACACCGAGCTTGCCGGCGTGCACATCATTCAGAGGGCCATTGAAGAGCCTCTGCGCCAGATCGCGGACAACTGCGGTCTGGAAGGCAGCGTGATCGTCGAAAAGGTCAAGGCCCTCAAGGGCGCTCAGGGCTTCAACGGCGCAAACGGCGAGTTCGAGGACCTGGTCAAGGCCGGAGTCATCGATCCCAAGAAGGTCACCCGCGTGGCCCTGCAAAAGGCCGCTTCCGTGGCCAGCATGCTGCTGACCACCGAGTGCGCCGTCTTTGAATTCGTTGAACAGGACGACTAG
- a CDS encoding co-chaperone GroES: MGMKPLHDRVIVKRQDREEKTAGGLFIPDSAKEKPQGGEVVAAGPDCATVKTGDAVLFAKYAGTEFKVDGEDMIIMREDDILGIFA, translated from the coding sequence ATGGGAATGAAACCGCTGCATGACCGCGTGATCGTCAAGAGGCAGGACCGTGAGGAGAAAACCGCCGGAGGCCTGTTCATCCCGGATTCCGCCAAGGAAAAGCCCCAGGGTGGCGAAGTCGTCGCCGCAGGACCGGACTGCGCCACGGTCAAGACTGGCGATGCCGTGTTGTTCGCCAAGTACGCCGGGACCGAATTCAAGGTGGACGGCGAGGACATGATCATCATGCGCGAGGACGACATCCTCGGCATTTTCGCCTAA
- a CDS encoding alpha,alpha-trehalose-phosphate synthase (UDP-forming): MVPGIRRLVVVSNRLPVAVREVDGEWTVKAGAGGLVTALAPVLRDRGGIWIGWSGAADTDDHVSDLLADFSAEAGYDLRAVPLTSAEVDDYYFGFSNEIIWPLFHDFQTRCRFKPDYWRMYLDVNFKFAEVVARSTQSDDYVWVHDYHLMHQAFFLKSMGVKRSTGFFLHIPFPTPDIFLKLPWRWKVIQALTEYDLVGFQTMQDRRNFVQCLHMLMPEARIEGRGAVITVHVGSRSFRLGAFPISIDFNQFNELADRPDIVREAFRIKEALRHRKIILGVDRLDYTKGIPERIRSIGTLLDRYPDLKGRVNFVQIAVPSRTEVGEYRDLRIEIEQLVGRINGRHSFPGWVPVHYHYRSLPREKLVAHYAAADVGLVTPLRDGMNLVAKEYCACNTGEDGVLVLSEFAGAAAQLQKDAYLVNPYDVEGVAKALHRAFYWDKATRRDHMANLREQVRHHNIYWWVDSFLQAGVSKNLDDFPPVETVKYERG, from the coding sequence ATGGTTCCCGGCATACGGCGGCTGGTGGTGGTTTCGAACAGACTTCCCGTTGCGGTCAGGGAGGTGGATGGAGAATGGACCGTCAAGGCCGGAGCCGGTGGGCTGGTCACGGCTCTTGCCCCTGTGCTGCGGGACAGGGGAGGCATCTGGATCGGCTGGTCCGGGGCTGCGGACACGGACGACCACGTGAGCGACCTGCTGGCCGATTTCTCCGCCGAGGCCGGGTACGACCTGCGGGCAGTTCCCCTGACTTCCGCGGAAGTGGATGACTACTATTTCGGTTTTTCCAACGAGATCATCTGGCCCCTGTTCCACGATTTCCAGACCCGCTGCCGGTTCAAGCCCGACTACTGGCGCATGTATCTGGACGTGAACTTCAAGTTTGCCGAGGTGGTGGCGCGTTCCACGCAGTCGGACGACTATGTCTGGGTACACGACTATCACCTCATGCATCAGGCGTTCTTTCTCAAGAGCATGGGCGTGAAGCGGAGCACCGGCTTTTTTCTGCACATCCCGTTTCCCACACCCGACATCTTTCTCAAGCTGCCCTGGCGCTGGAAAGTCATTCAGGCCTTGACCGAATACGATCTCGTCGGGTTCCAGACCATGCAGGACAGGCGGAACTTCGTCCAATGCCTGCACATGCTCATGCCCGAGGCGCGCATCGAGGGACGCGGCGCAGTCATCACCGTGCATGTCGGCAGTCGCAGCTTTCGGCTCGGCGCCTTTCCCATATCCATCGACTTCAACCAGTTCAACGAGCTGGCCGATCGCCCGGATATCGTGCGTGAAGCCTTTCGCATCAAGGAAGCGCTTCGGCATCGCAAGATAATCCTCGGCGTGGACCGGCTGGACTATACCAAAGGCATTCCCGAGCGTATCCGTTCCATCGGCACGCTGCTGGACCGCTATCCCGATCTCAAGGGGCGTGTGAATTTCGTGCAGATAGCCGTGCCCAGCCGTACCGAGGTCGGGGAGTATCGGGACTTGCGCATCGAGATCGAACAGCTCGTGGGCCGCATCAACGGACGGCATTCCTTTCCTGGGTGGGTGCCGGTGCACTATCACTACCGGAGTCTGCCTCGGGAAAAGCTGGTGGCGCACTATGCCGCAGCCGATGTCGGGCTGGTCACGCCTCTGCGCGACGGCATGAATCTGGTGGCAAAGGAATACTGCGCCTGCAATACCGGGGAGGACGGCGTGCTCGTGCTCAGCGAATTCGCCGGAGCCGCCGCCCAGCTCCAGAAGGACGCGTATCTGGTCAATCCCTATGACGTGGAGGGGGTGGCCAAGGCGCTGCATCGGGCGTTCTACTGGGACAAGGCCACACGCCGCGACCACATGGCCAACCTCAGGGAGCAGGTGCGCCATCACAACATCTACTGGTGGGTGGATTCCTTTCTTCAGGCCGGAGTTTCCAAGAATCTCGATGATTTTCCGCCGGTGGAGACCGTGAAATACGAGCGCGGCTGA
- a CDS encoding sensor domain-containing diguanylate cyclase — translation MDFQWLLHECSDPYVLERLFYFERYAWLSLAQGMCAVISLEGQIEDVNTHWDKVTCYTREDLQGSYLIEYIHFDDRERVLAELQKLITSDIGSTSFSFRFQCKRSKEKRLNWNVIFSPDHNAYFCTATDASSSFPDSTQLAYRDVLTGLNNRLALEEQLPTFLAEAADTGADLALFFIDLDGFKKVNDTLGHKAGDTLLVRAARRMRAVVGEQGAIFRLGGDEFIVMLPHCKNRGVAAALAGQLVDRLRTSYALDGEQVKTGASLGIAAYPHDAHTPETLLDCADKAMYQVKARGKNNFAFYEDVVTAERTD, via the coding sequence ATGGATTTTCAATGGCTGCTCCATGAATGCTCCGACCCGTACGTGTTGGAGCGACTTTTCTATTTCGAACGATACGCCTGGCTCTCCCTGGCCCAGGGCATGTGCGCCGTGATCTCTCTCGAAGGGCAGATCGAGGACGTGAACACGCACTGGGACAAGGTGACATGCTACACGCGCGAAGACCTTCAGGGCTCGTATCTCATCGAGTACATCCATTTCGACGACCGGGAACGGGTGCTGGCAGAATTGCAGAAGCTGATCACGTCGGACATCGGCTCCACCTCGTTTTCCTTCCGCTTTCAATGCAAGCGGAGCAAGGAAAAGCGGCTGAACTGGAACGTGATATTCTCGCCCGACCACAATGCCTATTTCTGCACGGCCACGGATGCCTCCTCAAGCTTTCCGGACTCCACGCAGCTCGCCTACCGCGATGTGCTGACCGGACTGAACAACCGGCTTGCTCTTGAGGAACAGCTCCCGACCTTTCTGGCTGAAGCCGCGGACACGGGAGCTGATCTGGCCCTGTTCTTCATTGATCTGGACGGGTTCAAGAAGGTGAACGACACGCTGGGGCACAAGGCGGGAGACACCCTGCTCGTGCGCGCGGCCCGCAGGATGCGCGCCGTGGTCGGAGAACAGGGGGCCATCTTCCGTCTGGGCGGGGACGAATTCATCGTGATGCTGCCCCACTGCAAGAACAGGGGAGTGGCCGCAGCTCTGGCCGGACAGCTCGTGGACAGACTCCGGACCAGCTACGCCCTTGACGGAGAGCAGGTCAAAACCGGGGCCAGTCTCGGCATCGCGGCATATCCCCACGACGCCCATACGCCCGAAACCCTTCTCGACTGTGCGGACAAGGCCATGTATCAGGTCAAGGCCCGGGGAAAAAACAACTTCGCATTCTATGAGGATGTGGTGACAGCGGAACGGACGGACTGA
- a CDS encoding phosphotransferase enzyme family protein has product MHEKLALWGLVPVRPRPDLNLPGSPERCVKRVAVEDHKGRVWMLERLHATQPERRQRIGALLDHLVQAGVSVPAYRALPGGAYVTEADGFHWQISPYVAGTPLPQPDYVDHAERGEALGRFLADLDCAVRDFPEYAPEPDMALHAFVDELMAGLRRRHPDVHEALAGPRQVLEPLLSTWSDLPSAVRHGDFHPLNVIWQDRTVAAVVDWEFSGVRPRLYDLANCLGCVGIEDPDAFANGLAPAMLRVLRDRDCLDPASLELLPHLILGLRFAWMAEWLRRRDGEMVNLEIQYMRLLADNRVGLGRLLRHVLETG; this is encoded by the coding sequence ATGCACGAGAAACTGGCGTTGTGGGGACTGGTGCCGGTGCGGCCCAGACCGGACCTGAATCTGCCGGGCAGCCCGGAACGCTGCGTGAAGCGCGTTGCCGTCGAGGACCACAAGGGGCGCGTCTGGATGCTGGAGCGTCTGCATGCGACCCAGCCCGAACGCCGTCAGCGCATTGGCGCACTGCTTGATCACCTTGTGCAGGCCGGGGTTTCGGTTCCCGCGTACCGTGCACTGCCCGGGGGTGCATACGTTACCGAGGCCGACGGTTTTCACTGGCAGATTTCCCCGTATGTGGCCGGGACTCCATTGCCCCAGCCCGATTATGTGGATCACGCCGAACGCGGCGAGGCGCTCGGTCGATTTCTGGCCGATCTTGATTGTGCCGTGCGCGATTTCCCGGAGTATGCGCCTGAACCGGACATGGCCCTGCACGCCTTTGTCGATGAACTCATGGCGGGACTCCGGCGCAGACATCCGGATGTGCACGAGGCGCTTGCCGGCCCACGTCAAGTTCTGGAACCGTTGCTTTCGACGTGGAGCGATCTGCCGTCGGCCGTGCGGCACGGGGATTTTCATCCCCTGAACGTGATCTGGCAGGATCGGACTGTTGCCGCTGTCGTGGATTGGGAATTTTCCGGGGTGCGTCCCCGGCTCTACGATCTGGCCAATTGTCTCGGGTGCGTCGGCATCGAGGACCCGGATGCGTTCGCCAACGGTCTGGCCCCGGCCATGCTGCGCGTTCTGCGCGATCGGGATTGTCTGGACCCGGCGAGTCTGGAATTGCTGCCGCATCTCATCCTCGGTCTGCGGTTCGCATGGATGGCCGAATGGCTGCGCCGCCGGGATGGCGAAATGGTGAACCTCGAAATTCAGTACATGCGATTGCTCGCCGACAACCGTGTCGGACTGGGACGGCTGTTGCGACACGTGCTGGAAACAGGGTAG
- the dndB gene encoding DNA sulfur modification protein DndB, with protein MSSNHPTDLYERRFAAVKGVQAGREYYLANCPFYLLPEIFNEIDNDDIPPAERAQRVLNKTRVKSIKKYLLSNTDSYVFSAVTVSIDGDVTFEKAEGSPNVGSLLIRDRARYLINDGQHRISAIIESLKEQRSNEYELLPIIFFNDPGLKMSQQIFTDLNRYTLKPAQSLSILYDTRDPYAEIIRSVAVDVSFFKDFTEFEKTTISNRSVNLVTLNGIYNATKILLGKELDDVDGSTAYACEFWEKLGNNLDEWRRFRKGELASSTLRQKYLSGHNIFLNTAAAVTNAGLNAGVGLDDAISVIANANWKRDNQLWEGRALNNGKITKSNISFILTTNVLKTQLGIELNEKEIAAEEKFNLNQRQLG; from the coding sequence GTGTCTTCCAATCATCCAACAGACTTATATGAGCGTCGTTTTGCAGCGGTGAAAGGGGTTCAGGCTGGACGAGAGTATTACCTTGCCAATTGCCCGTTTTACCTCTTGCCTGAAATATTTAATGAAATTGACAATGACGACATCCCCCCAGCGGAGAGAGCTCAGCGAGTTCTTAACAAGACACGTGTCAAATCGATAAAAAAATATCTTCTATCCAACACCGATAGTTATGTCTTTTCTGCAGTTACAGTTTCGATTGACGGCGATGTCACTTTCGAAAAGGCGGAGGGGTCTCCCAATGTTGGATCACTGTTGATTAGGGACCGTGCTAGATACCTTATCAATGATGGTCAACACAGAATCTCTGCGATCATTGAGTCTCTAAAAGAGCAGCGAAGCAACGAGTATGAACTCCTACCGATTATTTTTTTCAATGATCCTGGTCTCAAGATGAGTCAGCAAATCTTTACTGACTTGAACCGCTATACACTCAAGCCAGCTCAATCCCTGAGCATCCTTTATGACACTCGCGATCCGTACGCAGAGATAATAAGATCTGTTGCTGTGGATGTCTCTTTCTTTAAAGATTTCACAGAATTTGAAAAAACGACGATTTCCAATCGCTCGGTTAATCTAGTCACATTAAACGGCATCTACAACGCGACTAAAATATTATTGGGGAAAGAGCTTGATGATGTAGACGGAAGTACAGCATATGCATGCGAATTCTGGGAAAAACTTGGCAACAACTTAGATGAATGGAGGCGATTTCGAAAAGGCGAATTGGCTTCAAGTACGCTGAGGCAAAAATATCTGAGTGGCCACAATATTTTCTTAAATACAGCCGCAGCTGTCACTAATGCTGGGTTAAACGCCGGCGTTGGTCTTGATGACGCTATTTCCGTCATCGCGAATGCGAATTGGAAACGGGACAATCAGCTGTGGGAAGGGCGAGCATTGAACAACGGCAAGATTACGAAGTCAAACATCAGCTTTATCCTTACTACGAATGTACTGAAAACGCAGTTGGGCATTGAACTGAATGAAAAAGAAATCGCTGCTGAAGAAAAGTTCAACTTAAATCAAAGGCAGTTGGGATAG
- the dndC gene encoding DNA phosphorothioation system sulfurtransferase DndC: protein MDNIYANRPLADIYAEIQERYRADSWPWILGYSGGKDSTVLVQLVWSALAKLSSEELFKPVYILSSDTLVEIPKVINHIDLNLAKMSEGATKQNLPFNPIKVFPDVSDTFWVNLLGKGYPAPTNNFRWCTDRLKIDPTSEFIRSQAFDSSGAILLLGSRKSESTARKKRIESHKISGKMYNPHPEIPTAHVYTLIEDWETEEVWDYLLDNPSPWGADNKELVYMYKNASDGECPLILDIKAPSCGKSRFGCWCCTVVKKEKALSSLIKHGEKWLAPLQNLRETLLFTQIPDNKKLFREHVKRNGQSLFIRGKLEEEGIKELARGPYTMDFRKDFLRSLLQTEREINENNPYPDSEYIYLIEERELHEIQRLWKEEKNDWESSVYAIYEEVNGKTIDNGIDEIGFLTKEDKTAVQQICEEESFPAELAMELLTTAQYHQGLRSKVRLKNKVAKSFKKEWRTESEIYRDLE, encoded by the coding sequence ATGGATAATATATACGCAAATCGTCCATTAGCAGACATCTATGCTGAAATCCAAGAGCGATATAGAGCGGACAGTTGGCCCTGGATACTTGGATATAGCGGCGGCAAGGATTCCACCGTGTTGGTTCAACTGGTGTGGAGTGCTTTAGCAAAGCTAAGTTCTGAGGAGCTGTTTAAGCCCGTATATATTTTGTCGTCCGACACCTTGGTTGAGATTCCTAAAGTTATAAACCACATAGATTTAAATCTCGCCAAGATGTCGGAAGGCGCGACCAAGCAAAACCTTCCTTTCAATCCGATCAAGGTTTTTCCAGATGTCAGCGACACCTTTTGGGTCAACCTTTTGGGGAAAGGCTACCCAGCCCCTACCAACAACTTCAGGTGGTGCACTGATCGGCTTAAAATCGATCCGACATCAGAGTTTATCCGTTCCCAAGCTTTTGACTCATCAGGTGCGATACTGTTGCTTGGCTCCCGCAAAAGCGAAAGCACTGCCAGAAAAAAAAGGATCGAAAGCCACAAGATTTCAGGAAAGATGTACAACCCTCATCCTGAAATTCCAACTGCCCATGTGTATACATTGATTGAGGATTGGGAAACAGAAGAAGTCTGGGACTACCTGCTTGATAACCCATCCCCTTGGGGCGCGGACAACAAAGAGCTCGTTTACATGTACAAAAATGCGAGTGACGGAGAGTGTCCGCTCATTCTGGACATCAAGGCTCCTAGCTGTGGCAAAAGTCGTTTTGGCTGTTGGTGTTGCACGGTAGTAAAAAAGGAGAAAGCTTTGTCCTCCCTGATTAAACACGGGGAGAAATGGCTTGCCCCTCTTCAGAACCTTAGAGAAACCCTACTTTTTACACAGATTCCAGATAACAAAAAACTATTCCGGGAGCATGTTAAACGAAACGGCCAATCGCTCTTCATTCGAGGCAAACTGGAAGAAGAGGGAATCAAAGAACTTGCGCGTGGTCCGTATACAATGGACTTCAGAAAAGACTTCTTACGCTCTCTTCTCCAGACGGAAAGGGAGATAAATGAAAACAATCCCTATCCGGATTCAGAATATATTTATCTCATTGAAGAAAGAGAACTACATGAGATTCAGCGCCTGTGGAAAGAGGAAAAGAATGACTGGGAAAGCAGTGTTTACGCCATATACGAAGAAGTAAATGGGAAAACGATCGACAACGGCATCGATGAGATCGGCTTTCTCACCAAAGAAGACAAAACTGCTGTCCAACAGATTTGCGAAGAGGAAAGTTTCCCAGCAGAATTGGCAATGGAGCTACTAACCACTGCTCAATACCACCAAGGCCTACGGTCCAAAGTTCGACTCAAGAACAAGGTGGCAAAGTCCTTCAAGAAAGAGTGGCGTACAGAATCAGAAATATATCGGGATCTCGAATGA